The Bdellovibrio bacteriovorus W nucleotide sequence GATCTTGGATGCGACGGAAGCTTTGGCTAATTATGCTGTGGTTCCAGAGGGCAGGGGGCGTGAGTCTTTTGCGGGAATCCAAAGAGCTGACCTATTGATTCTTACAAAATGCAATCTTGCTTCTGAAGAGTACCTTCATCTTTTAGAAAAAAGAGTTCCAGAAGAGAAGGAAGTTCTGCACTTTGGGTACTCGATTAATCAGTTTAATAGCGCTGGAAGCGATATCAAACTGACGAAAAGTCAGATGATCGGAAAAAGCTTTTTCTTAGTTTCGGCGATTGCTCGCCCAGACGTTTTTGAAAAGATGATGGGTGATATCGGAAGTGTCTCTAAAAAGAGTCTGCACTTCAGAGACCACCACCAATACACAAATGATGATATCAAACGCATCGAATCTGAGTTTACAAATTCGAAGGCAGACTTTTTAGTAACCACAGAAAAGGATGCTGTTAAATTGCGTTCTTTGATGAGTGAGCCCTCTCAACTTTGGATTGCAAAGCTTGAGGTTGCCGAGGTTGGACAGAAAGGCCGCTTACATGCAGCTCTTAGTAAAATTTTTAGTTAAAATTATGATTTTCTTAAGCTCCCTCTTTCCTCGGCATTGGCTGAGAAAGTCAGGAGTTTGGGTTGGTTTTCTTTGGTTTGATGTGTTGGGATTTCGTAAGCGCATCGTCTTAGACAACCTGGCTTTAGCCTTTCCAGAGAAGTCAGAAAAAGAACGTGAAGCTATTGGAAGAGAGTCTGTTTATCAGCTAGGTTATAACTTTGCAGAGTTCTTTTTCATCCCGTCTATTTCTAACGAGTGGTTGCAAGAAAACGTCGTCTTTGAAGGCTGGGAAAATATCGAAAAGGCCCGAGAGCTTAAAAAAGGCATGTTTTTCCTAAGTTTGCACCTTGGAAACGGAGACCTTGCTTCCAATGCAATTGCGATGAAGGGTCAAGAGATCTTCATTATCACCAAGCGCTTTAAATCCAAATGGTTTGATGATTTGTGGTTTTCCGTCCGTGGCGCAAAGGGTGTTCAGTACATTGATGCTCACGGCCCGAATAACGCTTTTGAAATCCTAAAAGCTTTGAAAAAAAATGCTGGACTGGTATTTGTTCTAGATCAATTTATGGGGAAACCTTACGGAATTGAAACGAGCTTCTTCGGAAAGAAGACGGGGACTGCCTATGGCTTGGCATTGTTTGCGCAAAAAACCAAAGCCCCTATCTTGCCGATTTACACTTATGAGGGAGCCGATCACAAAATTCACGTGGTCGTGGAGCCAGCCCTAGACACTGCTAAATATGTGACAGAGAATAAAGATGAAAGTATCCTTAATCTTACTCAAGCATTCAATGACAAGCTTGAAGAGATTGTACGCCAGCATCCAGAGCAGTGGATGTGGGTGCATCGTCGCTGGAAGGATTTTAAGTGAGACTCTATA carries:
- a CDS encoding tetraacyldisaccharide 4'-kinase (COG1663 Tetraacyldisaccharide-1-P 4'-kinase), producing MRPYLRPISFLYEQVVGVKNFLYDKGVLAQNSVGVPVISIGNLTVGGTGKTPVTDFCLKSLVADGKKVAVISRSYKADAEAPSLVDTEHRYAARYYGDEPVLLAQTNPEVDVYVGPNKLETAQFAVRQEKYDVLIVDDGFQHRKLARDLNIVILDATEALANYAVVPEGRGRESFAGIQRADLLILTKCNLASEEYLHLLEKRVPEEKEVLHFGYSINQFNSAGSDIKLTKSQMIGKSFFLVSAIARPDVFEKMMGDIGSVSKKSLHFRDHHQYTNDDIKRIESEFTNSKADFLVTTEKDAVKLRSLMSEPSQLWIAKLEVAEVGQKGRLHAALSKIFS
- a CDS encoding lipid A biosynthesis lauroyl acyltransferase (COG1560 Lauroyl/myristoyl acyltransferase), whose protein sequence is MQLLVKFLVKIMIFLSSLFPRHWLRKSGVWVGFLWFDVLGFRKRIVLDNLALAFPEKSEKEREAIGRESVYQLGYNFAEFFFIPSISNEWLQENVVFEGWENIEKARELKKGMFFLSLHLGNGDLASNAIAMKGQEIFIITKRFKSKWFDDLWFSVRGAKGVQYIDAHGPNNAFEILKALKKNAGLVFVLDQFMGKPYGIETSFFGKKTGTAYGLALFAQKTKAPILPIYTYEGADHKIHVVVEPALDTAKYVTENKDESILNLTQAFNDKLEEIVRQHPEQWMWVHRRWKDFK